One stretch of Sandaracinaceae bacterium DNA includes these proteins:
- a CDS encoding response regulator, with translation MTETAEVPNQLDVLVVDDDPAMRELLAEIVHREGHQAISAESAEAALEMLPVWTFQVAFLDHNLPGMEGLLLGEYLRRSNPDMLIALVTGSDDRRVEKRTKELRLTFIEKPFDNAQIHRVLEAYLELAAERAETRQAADGEDFEPPIGRFAEVLPDSFAIPKVPGRITDRLVSTVQRSLHNLRSISRYNERDRVVALSGLLTARVLGVDMPRASNGNTLFEEYDRLMETHGRRTEFTC, from the coding sequence GTGGACGACGACCCGGCGATGCGGGAGCTGCTCGCCGAGATCGTGCACCGCGAGGGGCACCAGGCCATCAGCGCGGAGTCCGCGGAGGCGGCGCTGGAGATGCTCCCGGTCTGGACGTTTCAGGTCGCCTTCCTCGACCACAACCTCCCAGGCATGGAGGGGCTCCTGCTCGGCGAGTATCTGCGGCGCAGCAACCCGGACATGCTCATCGCGCTCGTCACGGGCTCGGACGACCGGCGGGTGGAGAAGCGCACGAAGGAGCTCCGGCTGACCTTCATCGAGAAGCCGTTCGACAACGCGCAGATCCACCGGGTGCTCGAGGCCTATCTGGAGCTGGCGGCGGAGCGGGCCGAGACGAGGCAGGCCGCCGACGGTGAGGACTTCGAGCCGCCGATCGGGCGCTTCGCCGAGGTCCTGCCCGACAGCTTCGCCATCCCCAAGGTCCCCGGCCGCATCACGGACCGGCTCGTCTCGACGGTGCAAAGAAGCCTGCACAACCTGCGGAGCATCAGCCGCTACAACGAGCGAGACCGGGTGGTCGCGCTGAGCGGGCTGCTCACGGCGCGGGTGCTCGGGGTCGACATGCCGCGCGCGTCGAACGGCAACACGCTCTTCGAGGAGTACGACCGGCTCATGGAGACCCACGGGCGGCGCACCGAGTTCACCTGCTGA
- a CDS encoding NlpC/P60 family protein, which yields MNPRISSPLLWLALLLGACSGGATDGAQTPTQEASEGAEARSCPSTAPAPDPLPHVTERHRSLAYWLERAGEGLDAPLMTPVQIAAHNRALTGDADNGLPIDRASLERAPDAARLNREVQERLTYMREKLAAGDYVDAAGARVDPETFADRPVAAQPVVRIALAETSLRCGPRVDGLFKVPVDPDFDRNNCSTVRPQEPVQILVRWPNGMSLARTRYALGWLAEDAPLSAPVDGAILHAVLHGAPMQVAAGVTLAAEDGAELSAEHGALLPRDPEDTSRVLFADERGVHRAPAASLRDATRPLTRRAFLEEAFSHLGRPYGWGGHAGGLDCSRFVMDVLATFGLELPRHSGRQAHSGTYTISFEGVEDDGDRLRLLDAAARRGVVLLHFPGHIMVYLGRDEAERPYAIHAFSEYVEPCEGEQEILRRVDRVAVSDLSLGDGSSRGSFLERVTEAVVIGQQIGPELIGVASPRAAAPVVVPEASACDDSLAVRIFRSPERPHPGQPMRVMVTATEELGPVELALIDPSGRRRAPELHRLGGPPFTYWAQIDAPEAGRWTAVLGDGPNVAACERITVTPYPAQPETVHPEVVWEPRFRWEADTEALFSAFVERLFDYPVDEELTWPNLSVLLLDRDRNLLFDHFSQGEEERIPLRPDCADLPYFLRTYFAWKLRLPFAYRVCTRGRHGNLPTCEETIRTPQWAHEQVDAVEAFRAFIVTQVKRGVHSASGRTHPEDSQTALYPVPMTREALRPGTVFADPYGHLLVVARWLPQGSDEYGILVGADAQPDGTVGRRRFWRGSFLFHPDTTHVGAGFKGWRPIVYDRREQSYTALANEEITARAGYTPYSLEQYAGTTDEFYERMEGLINPRPLDPIQVQISLIDALDESIARRVVSVDNGERWVRDNGRRTMEMPEGGAIFQTGGPWEEYSTPSRDMRLLIAMDTVTGFPEVVRRNPERFGLSDGDAADVDAAVERVRARQQETLRSRTFQYVRSDGQSQQLTLADVIARARGFEMSYNPNDCIEIRWAAPEGSPEMQSCRRHAPAEHRARMREYRTWFSTRRRPIY from the coding sequence GTGAACCCGCGCATCTCATCCCCCCTCCTCTGGCTCGCCCTGCTGCTCGGCGCGTGCAGCGGCGGCGCCACGGACGGCGCGCAGACGCCGACCCAGGAGGCCTCCGAGGGCGCGGAGGCGCGGAGCTGCCCGAGCACCGCGCCGGCGCCCGATCCCCTGCCCCACGTGACCGAGCGTCACCGCTCGCTCGCCTACTGGCTCGAGCGCGCCGGGGAGGGGCTCGACGCGCCGCTGATGACGCCCGTCCAGATCGCGGCTCACAACCGCGCGCTGACGGGCGACGCCGACAACGGGCTGCCGATCGACCGCGCGTCGCTCGAGCGCGCGCCGGACGCGGCGCGGCTGAACCGGGAGGTCCAGGAGCGGCTGACCTACATGCGAGAGAAGCTCGCGGCGGGTGACTACGTCGACGCGGCGGGGGCGCGGGTCGACCCGGAGACCTTCGCGGACCGCCCGGTCGCGGCCCAGCCCGTCGTGCGGATCGCGCTCGCCGAGACCTCGCTGCGCTGCGGGCCGCGCGTGGACGGCCTGTTCAAGGTGCCGGTCGACCCGGACTTCGACCGCAACAACTGCTCCACGGTGCGTCCGCAGGAGCCCGTGCAGATCCTCGTGCGATGGCCGAACGGCATGTCGCTCGCGCGCACCCGCTACGCGCTCGGGTGGCTCGCGGAGGACGCCCCGCTCTCGGCCCCGGTCGACGGAGCGATCCTGCACGCGGTGCTCCACGGCGCGCCGATGCAGGTCGCGGCCGGGGTGACGCTCGCGGCCGAGGACGGCGCGGAGCTCTCGGCCGAGCACGGCGCGCTCCTGCCGCGCGATCCCGAGGACACGAGCCGGGTCCTCTTCGCGGACGAGCGCGGCGTGCACCGCGCGCCGGCGGCGAGCCTCCGGGACGCCACCCGCCCCCTGACCCGCCGGGCGTTCCTCGAGGAGGCGTTCAGCCACCTCGGACGCCCCTACGGCTGGGGCGGCCACGCCGGCGGCCTCGACTGCTCCCGCTTCGTCATGGACGTGCTCGCCACCTTCGGCCTGGAGCTGCCCCGGCACAGCGGCCGGCAGGCGCACAGCGGCACCTACACGATCTCGTTCGAGGGCGTCGAGGACGACGGCGACCGCCTCCGCCTCCTCGACGCGGCGGCCCGTCGCGGCGTCGTGCTGCTGCACTTCCCCGGTCACATCATGGTGTACCTGGGCCGTGACGAGGCCGAGCGACCCTACGCCATCCACGCCTTCAGCGAGTACGTCGAGCCGTGCGAAGGAGAGCAAGAGATCCTGCGGCGCGTCGACCGCGTCGCCGTGAGCGACCTGAGCCTCGGCGACGGCAGCAGCCGCGGGAGCTTCCTCGAGCGCGTCACGGAGGCCGTCGTGATCGGCCAGCAGATCGGCCCGGAGCTGATCGGCGTGGCCAGCCCGCGCGCGGCGGCGCCGGTGGTGGTCCCCGAGGCGAGCGCGTGCGACGACAGCCTCGCGGTGCGCATCTTCCGCTCGCCCGAGCGGCCGCACCCCGGCCAGCCGATGCGCGTGATGGTCACCGCGACGGAGGAGCTCGGCCCGGTGGAGCTCGCCCTCATCGACCCGAGCGGCCGTCGGCGCGCTCCGGAGCTTCATCGCCTGGGAGGCCCGCCCTTCACGTACTGGGCGCAGATCGACGCGCCCGAAGCGGGGCGCTGGACGGCGGTGCTCGGCGACGGCCCCAACGTCGCGGCGTGCGAGCGCATCACCGTGACGCCCTACCCCGCGCAGCCCGAGACCGTGCACCCGGAGGTGGTCTGGGAGCCGCGTTTCCGATGGGAGGCGGACACCGAGGCGCTCTTCAGCGCGTTCGTCGAGCGGCTGTTCGACTACCCCGTGGACGAGGAGCTGACCTGGCCGAACCTCTCGGTGCTCCTCCTGGATCGCGACCGCAACCTGCTGTTCGATCACTTCTCTCAGGGCGAGGAGGAGCGCATCCCGCTGCGCCCCGACTGCGCCGATCTGCCGTACTTCCTGCGCACCTACTTCGCGTGGAAGCTGCGGCTGCCCTTCGCCTACCGAGTCTGCACCCGCGGCCGGCACGGCAACCTGCCCACCTGCGAGGAGACGATCCGCACGCCCCAGTGGGCGCACGAGCAGGTGGACGCGGTGGAGGCCTTCCGCGCCTTCATCGTCACCCAGGTCAAGCGCGGCGTGCACAGCGCGAGCGGCCGCACGCACCCCGAGGACTCGCAGACCGCGCTCTACCCGGTGCCGATGACGCGCGAGGCCCTCCGGCCCGGCACCGTGTTCGCCGACCCGTATGGGCACCTGCTCGTGGTCGCCCGCTGGCTCCCGCAAGGGAGCGACGAGTACGGCATCCTGGTCGGCGCCGACGCGCAGCCGGACGGCACGGTCGGGCGTCGCCGCTTCTGGCGCGGCTCGTTCCTCTTCCACCCCGACACCACCCACGTCGGGGCCGGCTTCAAGGGCTGGCGCCCCATCGTCTACGACCGGCGCGAGCAGTCCTACACCGCCCTGGCCAACGAGGAGATCACGGCCCGCGCTGGCTACACCCCGTACTCGCTCGAGCAGTACGCGGGCACCACCGACGAGTTCTACGAGCGCATGGAGGGCCTGATCAACCCGCGCCCGCTGGACCCGATCCAGGTCCAGATCTCGCTCATCGACGCGCTCGACGAGTCCATCGCGCGCCGGGTCGTGAGCGTCGACAATGGCGAGCGCTGGGTCCGCGACAACGGCAGGCGGACGATGGAGATGCCCGAGGGCGGCGCCATCTTCCAGACGGGCGGGCCGTGGGAGGAGTACTCCACGCCTTCGCGCGACATGCGGCTCCTCATCGCGATGGACACGGTCACCGGCTTCCCCGAGGTCGTGCGCCGCAACCCTGAGCGCTTCGGCCTGTCGGATGGAGACGCGGCGGACGTCGACGCGGCGGTCGAGCGGGTCCGCGCTCGTCAGCAAGAGACGCTGCGGAGCCGCACCTTCCAGTACGTGCGCAGCGACGGGCAGAGCCAGCAGCTCACGCTCGCCGACGTCATCGCGCGCGCGCGCGGCTTCGAGATGTCCTACAACCCGAACGACTGCATCGAGATCCGCTGGGCCGCGCCCGAGGGGAGCCCCGAGATGCAGAGCTGCCGGCGGCACGCCCCGGCCGAGCACCGCGCCCGGATGCGCGAGTACCGCACGTGGTTCTCGACCCGGCGCCGCCCGATCTACTGA
- a CDS encoding ATP-binding protein has protein sequence MGHPRIPATTSAEATLDALADPVLVRGPDGKVLYVNAAAATLLSEAAEALVGREASALVPERLRQIDGRPFFEWLAERYRTTGRPVRVPLLRHDGVEIHQIVRVSTTTIAPDRVAVVAVLRPPTEDVDLASDPLQLSQGEHPTPESSYQKVFDAVPVGVLHFDAKGRVTDCNEVFLEQLGSTRERILGLDMLTLPNKGVAAAVREATEGREGYFEGEYTSVTGGRSRFYRALFSPIMREGRVEGGVGVVDDVTDRREIEARLARGERMASLGRLAAGVVHEINNPLAYVRTSLELARREITRFQENGDHAHLERVLETVAHAEDGVERVRIIASDLKTFSRGDEGSWLLVDIGRVAQSAINLAHNEIRHRAELSVDIEPALPRVLGSETRFVQVLVNLLVNAAHAIEEKGEGRGRIALRMGREGGEVFIEVEDTGAGIPEGPVERIFEPFWTSKPKGVGTGLGLSICHGIVTSAGGDIRVVRSRPGEGTLIRVELPAAGASPEPYEPDLSDTDLDAPAGAGRILIVDDEVKLAQTLALALGDGFDVVVAGSGREALDVLADDRDWDLVLCDLMMPDVSGMDVYDAIVEQMPQLLPKLVFMTGGAFTSRARQFLKRHRPRRLQKPFALDEVERLLRD, from the coding sequence ATGGGGCATCCCCGCATACCCGCCACGACGTCGGCCGAGGCCACCCTCGACGCGCTCGCCGATCCGGTGCTGGTGCGCGGGCCCGATGGCAAGGTGCTCTACGTGAACGCGGCCGCGGCGACCCTCCTCAGCGAGGCGGCCGAGGCGCTGGTCGGGCGCGAGGCGTCCGCGCTGGTCCCGGAGCGCCTGCGACAGATCGACGGACGCCCCTTCTTCGAGTGGTTGGCGGAGCGCTACCGGACCACGGGACGCCCGGTGCGAGTGCCGCTCCTGCGCCACGACGGGGTGGAGATTCACCAGATCGTCCGCGTCTCCACCACGACCATCGCGCCCGATCGGGTCGCCGTCGTGGCCGTGCTGAGGCCTCCCACCGAGGACGTGGATCTGGCGAGCGATCCCCTGCAACTCTCGCAAGGGGAGCACCCGACCCCCGAGAGCTCGTACCAGAAGGTCTTCGACGCGGTGCCGGTCGGGGTGCTGCACTTCGACGCCAAGGGGCGGGTCACCGACTGCAACGAGGTGTTCCTCGAGCAGCTCGGATCCACGCGCGAGCGGATCCTCGGGCTCGACATGCTGACCCTGCCCAACAAGGGCGTGGCGGCGGCGGTGCGCGAGGCGACCGAGGGGCGCGAGGGCTACTTCGAAGGCGAGTACACCTCGGTGACCGGAGGTCGCAGCCGCTTCTACCGTGCGCTCTTCAGCCCCATCATGCGCGAAGGCCGCGTGGAGGGCGGCGTCGGGGTGGTCGACGACGTCACGGACCGGCGCGAGATCGAGGCGCGGCTCGCGCGCGGAGAGCGCATGGCGTCGCTCGGGCGCCTGGCCGCGGGCGTGGTGCACGAGATCAACAACCCGCTCGCCTACGTGCGGACCAGCCTCGAGCTGGCGCGGCGCGAGATCACGCGCTTCCAGGAGAACGGGGATCACGCGCACCTCGAGCGGGTCCTCGAGACCGTGGCGCACGCGGAGGACGGCGTGGAGCGCGTGCGGATCATCGCGAGCGACCTGAAGACCTTCTCCCGCGGCGACGAGGGCAGCTGGCTGCTCGTCGACATCGGGCGCGTGGCGCAGAGCGCGATCAACCTCGCCCACAACGAGATCCGGCACCGCGCGGAGCTCTCCGTGGACATCGAGCCCGCGCTGCCGCGAGTCCTCGGGAGCGAGACCCGCTTCGTCCAGGTCCTCGTGAACCTCCTCGTCAACGCGGCGCACGCCATCGAGGAGAAGGGGGAGGGACGCGGTCGCATCGCGCTGCGCATGGGCCGCGAGGGCGGCGAGGTCTTCATCGAGGTCGAGGACACCGGCGCGGGCATCCCCGAGGGGCCGGTCGAGCGTATCTTCGAGCCGTTCTGGACGAGCAAGCCCAAGGGCGTCGGGACCGGTCTGGGCCTGTCGATCTGCCACGGGATCGTCACGAGCGCGGGCGGCGACATCCGGGTCGTGCGCTCGCGCCCGGGCGAGGGCACGCTGATCCGCGTGGAGCTGCCGGCGGCGGGCGCGAGCCCCGAGCCGTACGAGCCCGACCTGAGCGACACCGACCTCGACGCGCCCGCGGGGGCCGGCCGCATCTTGATCGTCGACGACGAGGTGAAGCTCGCGCAGACCCTCGCGCTCGCCCTCGGGGACGGCTTCGACGTCGTCGTGGCGGGCAGCGGCCGCGAGGCGCTCGACGTGCTCGCGGACGACCGCGACTGGGACCTCGTGCTCTGCGACCTGATGATGCCCGACGTGAGCGGCATGGACGTCTACGACGCCATCGTGGAGCAGATGCCGCAGCTGCTGCCCAAGCTCGTCTTCATGACGGGCGGCGCCTTCACGAGCCGCGCGCGCCAGTTCCTCAAGCGCCATCGACCCCGACGCCTCCAGAAGCCGTTCGCGCTCGACGAGGTCGAGCGGCTCCTCCGCGACTGA